In Lactococcus paracarnosus, a genomic segment contains:
- a CDS encoding citrate/2-methylcitrate synthase yields MDNYITKIQKNSIIPLAFYEQYDVKKGLRDVNGKGVLAGLTNISAIHSFDEAGDPMPGILEYRAINIKAISEHLKAENRFGFEEITYLLLFGELPTAAELAEFNQKLVDKRQLPPEFVRDIILKATSNDIMNSMSRSILSLATFDEKVNEMTLENVLDQSLSLIANFPLLAIYAYQAYNHIEKDESLYIHYPDKALTTAENILRLLRPDKQFTDTEAKVLDLALILHMEHGGGNNSTFTTHVVTSSGTDTYASVVASLSSLKGSKHGGANIKVAKMLDDIWKNVPDHTDEDAIFDYLCKILNKDAFDKKGLIYGMGHAIYSLSDPRAEVLKSYVKELAEEKGLHDAYQFYKKIERLAPQAIAQERNIYKGVSANVDFYSGFVYQMLGLPEELYTPLFAIARIVGWSAHRMEEMLNMNKIIRPAYESVLTTKAYTKIEDREL; encoded by the coding sequence ATGGATAACTATATCACTAAGATACAAAAGAACTCGATTATTCCTTTGGCATTCTATGAGCAGTATGATGTCAAAAAAGGGCTACGTGATGTGAATGGTAAAGGTGTTTTAGCAGGATTAACCAATATTTCTGCTATTCATTCCTTTGATGAAGCGGGCGATCCCATGCCAGGTATTTTGGAGTATCGCGCGATCAATATCAAAGCGATTTCGGAACATCTTAAGGCCGAAAACCGGTTTGGTTTTGAGGAAATTACCTATTTGTTATTGTTTGGTGAATTACCTACTGCAGCAGAATTAGCTGAGTTTAATCAAAAATTAGTCGACAAACGTCAATTACCGCCTGAATTTGTTCGCGACATTATTTTGAAAGCAACCTCAAATGATATCATGAATTCTATGAGTCGTAGTATTTTATCATTGGCGACTTTTGATGAAAAGGTCAATGAGATGACCTTGGAAAATGTTTTAGATCAATCGCTTAGTTTGATTGCCAATTTCCCCCTCTTAGCCATATATGCTTACCAAGCCTATAATCATATCGAAAAAGATGAAAGCCTTTACATTCATTATCCAGATAAAGCGCTAACTACCGCAGAAAATATTTTGAGACTGTTACGACCAGATAAGCAGTTTACTGACACGGAAGCAAAAGTGTTAGACCTAGCCCTGATTTTGCATATGGAGCATGGTGGCGGGAATAATTCGACCTTCACGACCCACGTTGTGACGAGTTCTGGCACTGATACCTACGCGTCAGTTGTTGCATCATTGTCAAGTCTTAAAGGCTCAAAACATGGTGGTGCAAATATTAAAGTGGCTAAGATGTTAGATGATATCTGGAAAAATGTACCAGATCATACAGATGAAGATGCAATTTTTGACTATCTATGCAAAATTCTAAATAAAGATGCATTTGACAAAAAAGGGTTGATCTATGGCATGGGCCATGCCATCTATTCGCTTTCTGATCCCCGTGCTGAAGTGCTTAAATCTTATGTCAAAGAACTTGCTGAAGAAAAGGGCTTACATGATGCCTATCAGTTTTACAAGAAGATCGAGCGCTTAGCTCCTCAAGCGATTGCGCAAGAGCGTAATATTTATAAAGGCGTATCTGCTAATGTCGATTTTTATAGTGGCTTTGTCTATCAGATGTTAGGCTTACCTGAGGAACTTTATACACCACTTTTTGCGATTGCAAGAATCGTTGGCTGGAGTGCACATCGCATGGAAGAAATGCTAAATATGAATAAGATTATTCGACCAGCATATGAAAGCGTCTTAACCACGAAAGCCTATACCAAAATAGAAGATAGGGAGCTATAA
- the whiA gene encoding DNA-binding protein WhiA — translation MSFSSEVKKELTQLTVSDGVLIALLRMNGILGISGGLTLAITTENATTARFIYATLLAKYEIKSEIKTHQKTTLSKNRVYTIVIKDNVSDILDRFELADSLLLDHGIPDSVKFDEKMAVGYLRGAFLSSGSVTNPEKGKYHLEIASYYEEHAADLQLLLGNFEIISKVINRKSRSVTYLANSEMIIDFLSLIGANAARFKIEDAKIVREMRNTANRQTNFEAANIGKTVNAAQTVIEAIKFLKSMDKLPDNLREIAVARMANPDATIVELGQLLVPPLGKSGVNHRLRKIKELAEQLRQLD, via the coding sequence ATGAGTTTTTCTTCTGAAGTTAAAAAAGAGCTGACCCAATTAACTGTTTCAGATGGTGTCCTAATCGCCTTGCTAAGAATGAACGGTATTTTAGGCATATCAGGTGGTTTGACTTTAGCGATTACGACTGAAAATGCAACAACTGCACGTTTTATTTACGCCACATTATTGGCTAAATATGAAATTAAATCAGAAATAAAAACACATCAAAAGACAACTCTATCTAAAAACCGTGTGTATACGATTGTCATCAAAGACAATGTATCCGATATCTTAGACAGATTTGAATTAGCAGATAGCTTATTATTAGATCATGGTATACCAGATTCAGTGAAATTTGATGAAAAAATGGCCGTTGGTTATTTACGTGGCGCTTTTCTCAGTAGTGGTAGTGTCACAAATCCTGAAAAGGGGAAATATCATTTAGAAATTGCCTCTTACTATGAAGAGCATGCAGCCGATTTACAACTTTTATTGGGAAACTTTGAGATTATTAGCAAGGTGATCAATAGAAAATCTAGATCTGTCACTTATTTAGCTAATTCTGAGATGATTATCGACTTCCTGAGTCTGATTGGTGCTAATGCTGCCAGATTTAAGATAGAAGATGCAAAAATTGTCAGAGAGATGCGTAATACTGCCAACCGACAAACTAATTTTGAAGCAGCAAATATTGGAAAAACGGTTAATGCTGCGCAGACTGTTATTGAAGCCATAAAGTTCCTTAAAAGCATGGATAAATTACCAGATAATTTAAGAGAAATCGCTGTTGCCAGAATGGCTAATCCAGATGCCACAATCGTTGAACTGGGTCAACTATTAGTCCCACCACTTGGTAAATCTGGAGTTAACCATCGACTACGAAAAATAAAAGAATTAGCTGAACAACTTCGTCAATTAGACTAA
- the icd gene encoding NADP-dependent isocitrate dehydrogenase, whose product MAKIEMINGKLQVPNQPDIPYITGDGVGIDISPAMIKVVDTAVAKAYGSEKKIAWKELAAGEKAYAAQGDYLPQETVTALTENLVAIKGPLMTPIGEGFRSLNVTLRQQFDLFANVRPITYFKGVASPVKRPENVEMTIFRENTEDIYAGIEFESESPDAERLIKLLKTEFGIDNIRFEQTSAIGIKPVSPDGSKRLVRAAFDHAIAHGLNRVTLVHKGNIMKFTEGGFKKWGYEVADEYPTFTVNTFNKLKAESGLDAALAAKATALAAGKIYVDDAIADNFLQQILINPSDYQVVATLNLNGDYISDALAAQVGGIGISPGANINFLTGHAIFEATHGTAPDIAGLGLANPSSLILSSVMMLEFMGWLEAANLVRDALAKTIAQGQTTRDLGGKLTTADFTAAIITNF is encoded by the coding sequence ATGGCTAAAATAGAGATGATAAACGGCAAGTTGCAGGTCCCAAATCAACCTGACATTCCTTATATTACGGGAGATGGCGTCGGGATCGATATTTCACCTGCTATGATAAAAGTCGTCGATACTGCAGTCGCTAAAGCCTATGGTAGTGAGAAAAAAATTGCTTGGAAAGAACTTGCTGCTGGTGAAAAAGCTTATGCAGCCCAAGGGGATTATTTACCTCAAGAAACCGTTACTGCTTTGACAGAAAATCTTGTGGCCATTAAAGGCCCCTTGATGACACCGATTGGTGAAGGCTTTCGAAGTTTAAATGTTACCCTACGACAACAGTTTGATCTTTTTGCGAATGTACGACCGATTACCTATTTTAAAGGCGTTGCATCACCTGTCAAACGCCCTGAGAACGTTGAGATGACGATCTTTCGTGAGAACACAGAAGATATTTATGCTGGGATTGAGTTTGAAAGCGAAAGTCCGGATGCCGAGCGCTTAATTAAGCTGCTCAAGACAGAGTTTGGTATTGATAACATTCGTTTCGAGCAAACATCGGCTATCGGTATTAAACCAGTGTCACCAGATGGGTCTAAACGCTTAGTACGTGCGGCGTTTGATCATGCGATTGCGCATGGCCTTAACCGTGTGACCTTGGTTCATAAAGGCAACATCATGAAGTTTACCGAAGGTGGCTTTAAAAAATGGGGTTACGAAGTTGCAGATGAATATCCTACTTTTACGGTGAATACCTTTAATAAGCTAAAGGCTGAATCAGGTCTAGATGCTGCATTAGCAGCCAAAGCTACGGCTTTAGCTGCTGGTAAAATTTATGTGGATGATGCCATTGCTGATAATTTTTTGCAGCAAATTTTGATTAATCCTTCAGACTATCAAGTTGTGGCAACCCTTAACTTAAATGGTGACTATATTTCGGATGCCCTTGCAGCACAAGTTGGTGGGATCGGTATCTCACCGGGAGCTAATATCAACTTTTTAACAGGTCATGCCATCTTTGAAGCGACACACGGGACTGCGCCAGATATTGCAGGCTTAGGGCTAGCTAATCCTTCTAGTTTGATTTTGTCAAGTGTGATGATGCTTGAGTTCATGGGCTGGCTAGAGGCAGCAAACCTTGTAAGAGATGCCTTAGCTAAGACGATTGCGCAAGGTCAAACGACACGTGATTTGGGTGGTAAGCTAACAACAGCTGACTTTACAGCTGCGATTATCACTAACTTTTAA
- a CDS encoding T7SS effector LXG polymorphic toxin: MGLIYKPSDSQGLVRALNRNIRTADEMIAGLNQASKHLVAALNNKTLSGAAYTAGKGMFSQLVLPAISRASRSLDNLKSEAKQYEGFASDAGGELLDEDKLNEQLQILQTQQATLISQINFYKQQAFSHSDNSDLKLSYIDASQQLSAYISTVSDDIQKVQDKLRKLHTFNTNVMPLFKDVSQDFKVVADAVSVITTTTFTKNGKFSISKAKTAYKLLEVGTNYKNARRFLSGTKIIKTVNADGDTVLKVGKKYLSKVGKGHIYKTGKTFEALSRLKLGDYKQFSQVFKSEFKSGVKVTENFKAWKGASKFTKLGKGLGILGTGATIFHNASNDFKGGVNGESVKKFAVNTAVDLSAGAGATALGASVGSLILPPLGTVVGVGLGILFNYGLSNYKYGQPPKTTIEQFKTGTKAITKHISDGASEITNDIGKSLSRIFW, translated from the coding sequence ATGGGATTGATTTACAAACCGTCTGACTCACAAGGTCTTGTGCGTGCGCTTAATCGTAATATTAGAACGGCCGATGAGATGATCGCAGGTCTTAATCAAGCCAGTAAGCATTTAGTTGCTGCATTGAATAATAAAACGTTATCAGGTGCTGCCTATACTGCGGGTAAGGGGATGTTTTCACAACTGGTCTTGCCAGCGATTTCTAGAGCATCACGGTCGCTTGATAACTTAAAATCAGAAGCTAAGCAGTATGAAGGATTTGCCTCAGATGCTGGTGGGGAGCTTTTAGATGAGGATAAACTAAATGAACAGCTCCAAATTCTTCAAACACAACAAGCGACTTTAATTTCTCAAATTAATTTTTATAAGCAACAGGCTTTCTCACATTCAGATAATAGTGATTTAAAGTTAAGTTATATAGATGCAAGTCAACAGCTATCTGCTTATATAAGCACTGTCTCAGATGATATTCAAAAAGTTCAGGATAAACTTAGAAAACTACACACGTTCAACACGAATGTGATGCCACTATTTAAGGATGTAAGTCAGGATTTTAAAGTAGTAGCAGATGCCGTATCAGTAATTACTACGACTACGTTTACTAAAAATGGAAAATTTAGCATTAGTAAAGCAAAAACTGCGTATAAATTACTTGAAGTTGGTACTAACTACAAAAATGCAAGGCGATTTCTTTCTGGTACAAAGATTATCAAGACAGTCAATGCTGATGGGGATACTGTACTTAAAGTTGGCAAAAAATACCTTTCAAAAGTTGGTAAAGGACATATTTATAAGACTGGTAAAACTTTTGAAGCGTTAAGTAGACTTAAGTTAGGAGATTATAAACAGTTTAGTCAAGTATTTAAATCAGAGTTTAAATCTGGAGTAAAGGTGACTGAAAATTTTAAAGCATGGAAAGGGGCTAGTAAATTTACTAAACTAGGAAAAGGATTAGGCATTTTAGGTACAGGGGCGACTATCTTTCACAATGCTTCAAATGATTTTAAAGGTGGCGTGAACGGTGAATCAGTTAAAAAATTTGCGGTAAATACAGCAGTTGATTTAAGTGCAGGAGCAGGGGCTACCGCACTAGGTGCGTCCGTCGGATCACTTATTTTACCGCCTTTGGGTACTGTTGTTGGTGTAGGGTTAGGAATATTATTCAATTATGGGTTAAGTAATTATAAATATGGACAACCTCCAAAAACCACAATTGAACAGTTTAAAACAGGAACTAAAGCAATTACTAAGCATATTTCAGATGGAGCAAGCGAAATTACTAATGATATAGGTAAAAGTTTATCTCGTATTTTTTGGTAA
- the acnA gene encoding aconitate hydratase AcnA, translating into MRKYEKPLTVNGLAYTYFDIASAVHHVDRLPYALRILAEGVIRNLDGVNFTTDHLEMLNSFDGSKTDTGEIPFKPSRVILQDFTGVPAVVDLAAMRDSVKQLGGNPELINPEVSVDLVIDHSLQVDFSGSEQALLLNAKREFERNGERYEFLKWATESFENFRVVPPATGIIHQVNIEYLSDVVNTKDQVLLPDTVFGTDSHTTMINGLGVLGWGVGGIEAEAAILGEASYFPMPEVIGVRFVGKLNPLATATDLALTMTKILRDQDVVGKFVEYFGPGLASLTLADRATVANMAPEYGATCGYFPIDDETLNYLTNTNRDAELISLVETYAKENHLFYDATKESTYNQVIEVDLAKIETYLSGPKRPQDLIPLGKMASEFEHFSKTLAAVKPSPDALVQEGDIAIAAITSCTNTSNPYVMMMAGLLAKNAVAKGLTVPKTVKTSLAPGSKVVTAYLEKAGLIDPLAKLGFDVVGYGCTTCIGNSGPLDDQVSESITDQDLLVTSVLSGNRNFEGRIHPLVKANYLASPPLVVAYAIAGNIKKDLTLEPLGLDQAGQPVYLTDIMPDYDTVKAEVDQYVTRELYETYYAHIFDANDAWNDIKSSKSQTYPWDETSTYVANPPYFEGLSLSEDVAHRPLTNMRVLAKFGDSVTTDHISPAGNIAMKSPAGEFLDQAGVAPRDFNSYGSRRGNDKVMTRGTFANIRIKNLLTPGIEGGVTKYQEETLPIYDAAMRYKADGTSLVVLAGKDYGMGSSRDWAAKGTNLLGVKVVIAESFERIHRSNLAMMGLIPLQFLAGESANSLGLTGFETYSFDFPEQPEIGQLITVHADDKQFQVTLRFDSQADLGYYENGGILQMVIRKKVTNG; encoded by the coding sequence TTGAGAAAATATGAGAAACCATTAACAGTTAACGGCCTTGCTTACACTTATTTTGATATCGCATCTGCCGTACATCATGTCGATAGGCTCCCTTATGCGCTGCGTATTTTGGCAGAAGGGGTCATACGTAATCTCGATGGTGTCAATTTTACGACAGACCATCTTGAGATGCTAAACAGCTTTGATGGCAGTAAAACGGATACAGGTGAAATTCCGTTTAAGCCGAGTCGTGTCATCCTACAAGACTTTACGGGTGTACCTGCAGTTGTCGATTTAGCAGCAATGCGGGATTCAGTTAAGCAATTAGGCGGCAATCCTGAGTTGATTAATCCAGAAGTATCGGTTGACTTGGTTATTGACCACTCCTTACAAGTTGACTTTTCGGGGTCTGAACAAGCCTTGCTATTAAATGCCAAACGTGAATTTGAACGGAATGGCGAACGCTATGAGTTTCTCAAATGGGCAACGGAATCCTTTGAAAATTTCCGAGTTGTACCACCAGCTACTGGCATCATTCACCAAGTCAATATCGAGTACCTATCAGATGTTGTGAATACGAAAGATCAGGTGTTACTACCTGATACAGTGTTTGGGACAGACAGTCATACGACGATGATCAATGGTCTAGGTGTCCTTGGTTGGGGCGTTGGTGGGATTGAAGCGGAAGCTGCTATCCTTGGCGAAGCCTCTTACTTCCCTATGCCTGAAGTGATTGGTGTGCGTTTTGTCGGTAAGTTAAACCCATTAGCCACGGCAACAGACCTGGCCTTAACCATGACAAAAATCTTACGTGATCAAGATGTCGTCGGTAAATTTGTCGAATATTTTGGTCCAGGCCTTGCAAGTTTAACGCTTGCAGACCGAGCTACTGTGGCCAATATGGCACCAGAGTATGGGGCAACCTGCGGTTACTTCCCAATTGATGATGAAACACTGAACTACCTGACTAACACTAACCGTGATGCCGAGCTCATCTCCTTAGTGGAGACCTATGCTAAGGAAAATCACCTTTTTTATGATGCAACAAAAGAATCGACTTATAATCAAGTGATTGAAGTCGATTTGGCCAAGATTGAGACCTACTTGTCGGGTCCAAAACGACCTCAAGATTTAATTCCGCTAGGAAAAATGGCATCAGAATTTGAGCACTTTTCTAAAACTTTAGCAGCAGTTAAACCAAGCCCAGATGCTTTAGTACAAGAAGGGGATATCGCCATAGCTGCCATTACCTCATGTACTAATACTAGTAACCCTTATGTCATGATGATGGCAGGTTTACTTGCTAAAAATGCTGTAGCAAAGGGCCTTACAGTGCCCAAAACAGTTAAAACATCTCTAGCACCAGGCTCAAAGGTTGTGACAGCCTATTTAGAGAAAGCTGGCTTGATTGATCCCTTGGCAAAACTTGGGTTTGATGTCGTTGGCTATGGCTGTACGACCTGTATCGGTAATTCAGGACCACTAGATGATCAAGTATCAGAATCTATCACAGATCAAGATTTGCTGGTGACATCCGTCTTGTCAGGAAACCGTAACTTTGAAGGGCGGATTCATCCACTTGTCAAAGCCAACTATCTGGCAAGTCCACCATTAGTTGTTGCCTATGCGATTGCTGGTAATATCAAAAAAGATTTGACGCTTGAGCCACTTGGTCTTGATCAAGCAGGTCAGCCTGTTTATCTAACAGATATCATGCCTGATTATGATACGGTTAAAGCAGAAGTAGATCAGTATGTCACACGTGAGCTTTATGAAACCTACTATGCCCATATTTTTGATGCAAATGACGCTTGGAATGACATTAAGTCGTCAAAATCTCAAACCTATCCGTGGGATGAGACATCTACTTATGTCGCAAATCCCCCTTATTTTGAGGGCTTGAGCTTATCAGAAGACGTGGCACATCGGCCTTTGACAAATATGCGTGTCCTTGCAAAATTTGGTGATTCGGTCACGACAGACCATATCAGTCCTGCTGGTAATATTGCCATGAAATCTCCCGCTGGTGAGTTCCTGGATCAAGCTGGTGTTGCACCACGCGATTTCAACTCATATGGTAGTCGCCGAGGTAATGATAAAGTGATGACCAGAGGGACATTTGCCAATATTCGGATCAAGAATTTGTTAACGCCAGGTATTGAAGGTGGCGTAACCAAGTATCAGGAAGAAACCTTACCGATTTATGATGCAGCCATGCGCTACAAAGCAGATGGGACCTCTTTGGTTGTCTTAGCAGGTAAAGACTATGGCATGGGATCATCTCGTGACTGGGCAGCTAAAGGGACAAATCTCTTAGGGGTAAAAGTCGTTATTGCAGAAAGTTTTGAGCGGATTCATCGTAGCAATCTTGCCATGATGGGCTTGATTCCGCTTCAATTTTTAGCAGGGGAAAGTGCAAATAGCCTCGGTTTAACTGGATTTGAGACCTACAGCTTTGATTTTCCAGAACAACCAGAAATTGGTCAATTGATTACAGTTCATGCAGATGATAAGCAATTCCAAGTTACCCTACGCTTTGATTCACAGGCTGATCTAGGCTATTATGAAAATGGTGGGATTCTACAAATGGTGATTAGAAAAAAGGTGACAAATGGCTAA
- a CDS encoding DUF5085 family protein, whose protein sequence is MKISFQNIQVEEKIAFQNVISQRKQVHYKKMDGAFQKFISIVVASGYHLKGPYFYSLNNAPIDEIVDIEMFIPIYENCFDTKNLATFNYHTYFEVGPVLKNSVTESFEKNTEQVYAELLATLEINDLEINTPFFHILPRDKAKYTYIYLGYTSNSLFLKDTEGERE, encoded by the coding sequence GTGAAGATTTCTTTTCAAAATATTCAGGTGGAAGAAAAAATAGCATTTCAGAATGTTATAAGCCAGAGAAAACAAGTGCATTATAAAAAAATGGATGGCGCGTTTCAAAAGTTTATTTCAATAGTTGTTGCATCGGGATATCATTTAAAAGGTCCGTATTTCTATAGCTTGAACAATGCTCCGATAGATGAAATAGTAGATATTGAGATGTTTATCCCTATTTACGAAAATTGTTTTGATACCAAAAATTTGGCTACATTTAATTATCATACCTATTTTGAAGTTGGACCAGTATTAAAAAATAGTGTGACAGAGAGTTTTGAAAAGAATACAGAACAAGTGTATGCTGAACTATTAGCAACTTTAGAAATTAATGACTTAGAGATAAATACGCCTTTCTTTCATATCTTACCAAGAGATAAAGCTAAATATACTTATATTTATTTAGGGTATACATCAAATAGCCTATTTCTAAAAGATACAGAAGGTGAACGTGAATGA